From one Thalassospira lucentensis genomic stretch:
- a CDS encoding lysylphosphatidylglycerol synthase transmembrane domain-containing protein: MQHEIIDEVEQSPKRGMHYLVLGVKLSLSVGLVVYLATYFDFEEIVKGVAEFPLWSVVAAFAVLFGQVSVNALRCSRILVFFDYAKRWLTVFRITWVGFFYAQTMISFVGGDSMRIWQFTRRQLPFKVAAEVVLMDRISGMVVQLTFMILSLPVMLFWVEDISKKVVLLLLCLAGIVGLVCLAFFRRIPAVVASKYRLIRAVGKMSDNVFYLLNNKRLSVQVLFLSSVIVLMNVTVIYTFSQAIGIGISYWEILVLTPSVFFLSMMPISIAGWGVRESAMAAAFTVVGVPVSQTILVSVAYGMTLLLVSLPGSLLLFSKSDLNSGKKKDVTSVAG, encoded by the coding sequence ATGCAACATGAAATCATTGATGAGGTAGAACAATCGCCTAAAAGAGGTATGCATTACCTTGTTTTGGGGGTGAAGTTAAGCTTGTCGGTGGGGTTAGTAGTTTACCTCGCGACCTATTTCGACTTCGAAGAGATCGTTAAGGGCGTTGCAGAGTTTCCACTTTGGTCAGTGGTGGCAGCGTTTGCCGTGCTTTTCGGTCAAGTCTCCGTAAATGCATTGCGTTGTAGTCGGATACTTGTCTTCTTTGATTATGCGAAGAGATGGTTGACCGTCTTTCGTATTACATGGGTCGGATTTTTCTACGCGCAAACAATGATTTCGTTTGTTGGCGGCGATAGTATGCGCATTTGGCAGTTCACTAGGAGACAGTTACCTTTCAAAGTAGCTGCAGAGGTTGTGTTGATGGACAGAATCTCAGGGATGGTGGTGCAGCTGACTTTCATGATTCTATCTCTTCCTGTCATGTTATTTTGGGTAGAGGACATTTCCAAAAAAGTGGTTCTCCTACTCTTATGCTTGGCAGGAATCGTCGGCCTTGTTTGTCTGGCGTTCTTCAGAAGAATTCCTGCCGTTGTTGCAAGTAAATACAGATTGATCCGTGCGGTGGGAAAGATGTCAGACAATGTGTTTTATCTACTGAATAATAAGAGATTGAGTGTTCAGGTTCTTTTTCTTTCCTCTGTGATCGTCCTTATGAACGTGACAGTAATTTATACGTTTAGCCAGGCGATTGGTATTGGGATTTCCTATTGGGAGATACTGGTACTCACGCCCTCTGTCTTTTTCTTGTCGATGATGCCAATATCAATTGCTGGCTGGGGGGTTCGTGAAAGTGCTATGGCTGCTGCGTTCACTGTAGTCGGAGTTCCTGTTAGTCAGACTATATTGGTCTCTGTAGCGTATGGTATGACGTTGCTTCTCGTGTCGTTGCCCGGAAGTTTGTTGCTGTTTTCGAAAAGCGATTTGAATTCTGGAAAGAAGAAGGATGTGACTTCTGTTGCTGGTTAG
- a CDS encoding class I SAM-dependent methyltransferase: MSSETTKESQYGLCLDYYEERGLETFGLMSSQAWYDDPKRLTFTLSRYKFAAKMLAGRKHVLEVGCADAFATRIVLQETEKLTATDFDPIFIEDAKKRSVGKWQFDCVLHDMLSGPMPGKFDGVYALDVLEHIMPETEDQFISNMIAPLDEHGVCVLGMPSLESQDYASPLSKEGHVNCKTLPDFKALMEKYFHNVFMFSMNDEVVHTGYHKMAHYLFALSCGKKS, from the coding sequence ATGTCAAGCGAAACCACAAAAGAGTCCCAATACGGTCTGTGTCTTGATTACTATGAAGAGCGAGGACTTGAAACCTTTGGTCTTATGAGTAGCCAGGCATGGTATGATGATCCAAAGCGCCTGACTTTTACGTTATCAAGGTACAAATTTGCAGCGAAAATGCTGGCTGGACGTAAGCATGTTCTTGAAGTCGGATGTGCAGATGCATTTGCGACACGTATTGTTTTGCAAGAGACAGAAAAGCTCACAGCAACTGATTTTGATCCAATCTTCATTGAGGACGCAAAAAAACGTAGCGTTGGAAAGTGGCAGTTCGATTGTGTTCTGCATGACATGCTAAGTGGGCCGATGCCAGGCAAGTTCGATGGCGTTTATGCACTGGACGTACTTGAACATATTATGCCAGAGACAGAAGATCAATTTATCTCGAACATGATTGCGCCTCTCGACGAGCATGGTGTTTGTGTGCTGGGTATGCCGTCCTTAGAATCTCAAGACTACGCATCTCCTTTAAGTAAAGAAGGCCATGTAAATTGTAAGACTCTTCCGGACTTCAAGGCGCTGATGGAAAAATACTTTCACAATGTGTTCATGTTCTCGATGAACGACGAGGTCGTACATACGGGATATCACAAGATGGCACATTATTTGTTTGCCCTATCTTGCGGTAAAAAAAGCTGA
- a CDS encoding class I SAM-dependent methyltransferase, whose translation MPVFNLLESVGEITRDVSSRLINKEENRVEAMKFGEAYFDGPREQGYGGYYYDGRWTKIADKAISRYDLKIGDRVLDIGCAKGFFVNDLVYGKTQVDAYGVDVSEYAVKNCHPDVIGRLHIGNALKLPFPDNSFDAVFAINTLHNLDREECVRAIREINRVVKRPEAAFVQVDAYRNDEELALFEAWMLTAKTYCRPEEWEKLFSEANFKGDYFWTILQFGTTV comes from the coding sequence ATGCCTGTATTTAACTTGCTGGAATCAGTCGGCGAAATAACCCGTGATGTTTCGTCCCGATTAATCAACAAGGAAGAAAATCGGGTTGAAGCCATGAAATTTGGCGAGGCATATTTCGACGGACCTCGTGAACAAGGGTACGGTGGTTACTATTATGATGGTCGCTGGACAAAAATTGCTGACAAGGCCATTTCCCGGTACGATCTGAAGATTGGCGACCGTGTTCTGGATATCGGTTGCGCCAAGGGTTTTTTTGTTAACGATTTAGTCTATGGAAAGACCCAAGTCGATGCCTATGGTGTTGATGTCTCAGAGTATGCCGTTAAAAACTGTCACCCAGACGTCATAGGCAGATTGCATATAGGTAACGCTTTAAAATTACCTTTCCCTGACAATTCATTTGACGCAGTTTTCGCAATCAATACGCTACATAATCTTGATCGGGAAGAATGTGTTCGTGCGATCAGGGAGATAAATCGCGTTGTAAAACGACCGGAAGCCGCATTTGTTCAGGTTGATGCTTACCGTAATGATGAAGAACTTGCACTTTTTGAGGCGTGGATGTTGACAGCTAAAACGTATTGTCGTCCTGAAGAATGGGAAAAACTCTTTTCGGAAGCCAATTTTAAAGGAGATTACTTCTGGACAATATTACAGTTCGGTACAACAGTCTGA
- a CDS encoding NAD(P)-dependent oxidoreductase — protein sequence MLTHEFSLKQKPKRVVLIGAKGFIGQVLHRQLVGQEIETLALTSSDVDLTAAGAAKRLADIFDEQDCVIMLAALTPDRGRDIATFQANLVIAESVCEALRRQPVAHVIYMSSDAVYSMATTRISEQTPAAPDDLYGLMHRTRELMFKQVGAAPLAILRSTMVAGVGDTHNSYGPNRFRRQAKEQGFIQLGGKGEETRDHIYSEDVAALVIEIIQRRSSGLLNAVTGKSYSFHEVANLVSERARKPVTVKTSERTTQITHRSFDTTATNKAFPGFTFMQLPDALNLILEQEPI from the coding sequence ATGCTAACCCACGAATTCTCTTTGAAACAAAAACCAAAACGGGTTGTTCTGATCGGCGCCAAAGGTTTTATAGGGCAGGTGTTGCATCGTCAATTAGTGGGGCAAGAGATTGAAACCTTGGCGCTAACTTCGTCGGATGTCGATTTGACGGCTGCTGGGGCTGCAAAAAGGTTGGCGGACATCTTTGATGAGCAAGATTGCGTAATAATGCTTGCTGCTCTGACGCCGGACCGTGGTCGGGACATCGCTACTTTTCAGGCAAACTTGGTGATCGCGGAAAGTGTCTGTGAGGCTTTGCGGCGTCAACCTGTTGCGCATGTGATTTACATGAGCTCTGATGCTGTATATTCGATGGCCACGACGCGAATTTCCGAACAAACGCCAGCTGCACCAGATGACTTGTACGGTCTGATGCATAGAACCCGCGAACTGATGTTCAAGCAGGTAGGTGCGGCCCCACTTGCTATTTTACGTTCAACTATGGTCGCCGGTGTGGGGGATACACATAATTCATACGGTCCCAATCGTTTTCGACGTCAGGCAAAGGAGCAAGGTTTCATTCAGCTTGGCGGCAAAGGCGAGGAAACCCGCGATCATATCTATAGCGAAGATGTTGCCGCGTTGGTAATCGAAATTATACAGCGCCGCAGTTCTGGATTGCTAAATGCGGTTACCGGCAAGTCATATAGTTTCCATGAGGTTGCAAATCTGGTTTCAGAACGTGCAAGGAAACCAGTAACGGTCAAAACCTCAGAAAGGACAACTCAGATTACACACCGGAGCTTTGACACGACGGCAACGAACAAGGCATTCCCGGGTTTTACATTTATGCAGCTTCCTGATGCTTTGAACCTAATTCTTGAACAGGAACCGATCTGA
- a CDS encoding nucleotide sugar dehydrogenase, protein MPLPTIGFAGMTHLGLNSAVAGAERGFEMVCFDLDKNTIEELLSGHPPVEEPDLKELMVKHKDRIRFTSNIEELANCDVVYVAPDIPTDDMGQSDLTVVNELLQAVDDALPISSVLVVLSQVPPGFSRGLNLREGRSYYYQVETLIFGRAIERALYPERYIIGCADPSKPLEASYEAFLSAHECPLLPMRYESAELAKISINCCLVASVSVANTLAELCENIGADWSEIVPALKLDRRIGQYSYLSPGLGISGGNLERDLTTVCEFSDKFGTDSGIVKAWIANSRYRKDWVLRLLHQEVFSFLENPKFAVLGLSYKENTHSTKNSPSLALLKYLKDFEVAVHDPVVSANVLPNLDLRQVEEPVETCDGADVLIIMTPWPIYRNLKPSDLLKSMRTKMIIDPYRVLGGGACRVAGARYFTLGVNDL, encoded by the coding sequence ATGCCTTTGCCAACCATTGGGTTCGCAGGAATGACGCACCTTGGCCTGAACTCTGCGGTAGCTGGTGCAGAGCGCGGTTTTGAAATGGTGTGTTTCGATCTCGACAAAAATACCATTGAAGAACTTTTGAGTGGTCACCCGCCTGTCGAAGAACCAGACCTTAAGGAGTTAATGGTAAAGCACAAGGACCGTATCCGTTTTACCTCAAATATTGAGGAACTAGCCAACTGTGACGTAGTGTATGTTGCTCCGGATATTCCCACGGATGACATGGGCCAGAGCGACTTAACTGTTGTAAATGAGTTACTGCAGGCGGTCGACGATGCTCTCCCGATTAGCTCCGTTCTGGTTGTTCTTAGCCAGGTACCACCAGGGTTCTCGCGTGGCTTAAATTTGCGTGAGGGGCGCTCGTACTATTATCAAGTCGAAACACTTATTTTCGGTAGAGCGATTGAACGGGCACTGTATCCAGAGCGTTATATTATCGGTTGTGCTGATCCATCAAAGCCTTTAGAGGCTTCCTACGAAGCGTTTCTTTCAGCACATGAATGTCCTCTACTGCCAATGAGGTACGAGAGTGCTGAACTAGCAAAAATTTCAATTAATTGCTGCTTGGTTGCAAGTGTGAGTGTTGCAAACACACTCGCTGAACTTTGTGAGAATATTGGCGCTGATTGGTCAGAAATTGTGCCTGCTCTGAAACTTGATCGAAGGATTGGGCAATACTCCTATCTGTCTCCAGGATTAGGAATCTCCGGGGGGAACCTTGAGCGTGATTTGACGACTGTTTGCGAGTTCTCAGATAAATTTGGGACAGACTCCGGTATCGTAAAAGCATGGATTGCGAACAGTCGATATCGGAAAGATTGGGTTCTACGTCTGCTGCATCAGGAAGTCTTTTCATTCCTAGAAAATCCGAAATTTGCAGTCCTCGGTCTTTCCTACAAAGAAAATACCCATTCCACGAAAAATTCGCCGTCATTGGCGCTGTTGAAGTATCTGAAAGACTTTGAGGTGGCAGTACATGATCCAGTGGTTTCTGCAAACGTGTTGCCAAACCTTGATCTGCGGCAAGTGGAAGAGCCTGTTGAAACCTGCGATGGAGCAGATGTCTTGATCATCATGACTCCTTGGCCCATTTACCGAAATCTCAAGCCGAGCGACTTACTCAAAAGCATGCGCACAAAGATGATCATAGATCCTTACAGGGTCTTGGGGGGGGGAGCATGTCGAGTAGCAGGGGCTCGCTACTTCACTTTGGGCGTAAACGATCTTTAG
- a CDS encoding Gfo/Idh/MocA family oxidoreductase: protein MRVIVVGLGIQGHKRRAVADSDVVAVVDPFHAEADFKSVMEVPLSSFDAALVCTPDEAKGTVLEHLLSNGKHVLVEKPLLNDDTASLKSLGELAAKHKVTCYTAYNHRFEPHFVRMKDAIESGILGNIYSVRMFYGNGTARLVRESAWRDQGAGVLPDLGSHLLDTILFWIGQPKTPFKVISAHCFENRTFDHFCFGSNGEIRVELEMTLLSWRNHFTADVFAEKGSAHIESLCKWGPSTFTIRDRKIPSGRPDENTTTLVQPDPTWKLEYEHFKQLCLTGAGNIDNDIWIDSILREMTDQSLKEFG from the coding sequence GTGAGAGTTATTGTTGTTGGCTTGGGTATCCAAGGCCATAAACGCCGTGCTGTTGCGGACTCCGATGTCGTCGCAGTCGTAGATCCGTTTCACGCGGAAGCAGACTTCAAGTCGGTAATGGAAGTTCCTTTGTCGTCATTTGATGCTGCTCTTGTGTGCACTCCGGACGAGGCAAAGGGGACTGTCCTCGAGCACTTGCTGTCCAATGGAAAGCATGTCTTAGTCGAAAAGCCATTGCTAAATGACGACACAGCTTCATTGAAGTCGTTAGGTGAGCTTGCGGCTAAGCATAAGGTCACATGCTACACAGCTTATAATCATCGGTTTGAACCGCATTTTGTGCGGATGAAAGACGCGATAGAAAGCGGCATTCTCGGTAACATCTATAGCGTTAGAATGTTCTATGGAAATGGGACAGCTCGCCTCGTAAGAGAGTCTGCATGGAGAGATCAGGGTGCGGGAGTTCTTCCTGATCTCGGCTCTCACTTGCTAGACACAATTCTGTTTTGGATCGGGCAACCAAAAACACCCTTCAAAGTCATTAGTGCTCATTGTTTTGAGAACCGGACCTTTGATCATTTTTGTTTCGGATCAAATGGCGAGATACGTGTCGAGCTAGAGATGACTTTGCTGAGTTGGCGCAATCATTTCACTGCCGATGTGTTCGCGGAAAAAGGTAGTGCTCACATCGAGTCTCTCTGTAAGTGGGGACCTAGCACATTTACGATCCGTGATCGTAAAATTCCCAGCGGAAGACCGGATGAGAATACAACTACACTCGTCCAGCCGGACCCGACCTGGAAACTTGAATATGAACATTTCAAGCAGCTTTGCTTAACGGGTGCCGGCAATATCGATAACGATATATGGATAGATAGTATCCTGCGCGAAATGACCGATCAGTCTTTGAAGGAGTTCGGCTAA
- a CDS encoding PfkB family carbohydrate kinase, with product MSPIDEASRGFVSAKIKTVDELAEIIGDRPRDKKVIMCHGTFDVVHPGHVRHLLYAKSKADILVTSLTCDEFVTKADMRPYVPQDLRAINLAAFEMVDYVIIDPNSTPIETLKRIKPDYFAKGYEYVDGKIPPKTQEEINTLESFGGEIIFTPGDIVYSSSYIIENIPPDISTEKLLLMMRNEGLTFQSFRDVLEKTKGLRVHVVGDTIVDSYTKCSMIGGMTKTPTMSVRFEEKVDYVGGAGVVAKHLRAAGADVTFSTVLGEDSYSSFVLEDLKKAGVNCKPIIDPTRPTTNKNAIVANDYRLLKVDTLDNRSIGDKIVGQLCEAIANIEADIVVFSDFRHGIFNKHTIPDLIAAIPEGIFKVADSQVASRWGNITEFQEFDLITPNEREARFALGDQDSVVRPLATELFKRAKCKTLILKLGPRGILTYCTRPEGDPRTLINVDSFAEHVVDAVGSGDALLAYASLAMVASEGNEAIASVLGNIAAGIECEFDANHEITPDLVLRRLAKIERQAHYIKED from the coding sequence ATGTCTCCTATTGATGAAGCTAGCCGCGGCTTTGTATCGGCAAAAATCAAAACTGTAGATGAACTCGCCGAGATTATTGGTGATCGTCCTCGCGATAAAAAAGTGATCATGTGTCACGGCACTTTTGATGTCGTACATCCGGGACACGTTCGTCATCTGCTTTATGCTAAAAGCAAGGCAGACATCTTGGTCACAAGCCTGACGTGCGACGAATTTGTAACCAAGGCGGATATGCGTCCGTACGTTCCTCAGGATCTACGTGCGATCAATCTCGCGGCTTTCGAAATGGTCGATTACGTGATCATTGATCCAAACTCGACACCGATCGAAACCCTTAAAAGAATTAAACCTGACTACTTCGCTAAGGGTTACGAGTATGTAGATGGCAAGATTCCACCTAAAACCCAAGAAGAAATAAACACTCTCGAGTCCTTCGGGGGTGAGATCATTTTCACTCCTGGTGATATTGTTTATTCGTCGTCCTATATCATTGAAAATATTCCACCAGATATCTCGACAGAAAAACTCCTGCTCATGATGCGGAACGAAGGTTTAACTTTCCAAAGCTTCCGAGATGTTTTGGAGAAGACTAAAGGTCTTAGAGTTCATGTTGTTGGTGATACAATTGTCGACAGCTATACAAAGTGCTCGATGATCGGTGGGATGACGAAAACACCAACTATGAGCGTACGTTTCGAGGAGAAAGTGGACTACGTAGGTGGTGCCGGCGTTGTAGCAAAACACCTACGCGCTGCCGGTGCAGACGTAACGTTTTCGACGGTATTGGGTGAAGATAGCTATTCTTCCTTTGTTCTCGAAGACCTCAAGAAAGCAGGCGTCAATTGTAAACCAATCATTGACCCTACTCGTCCGACAACGAACAAAAACGCAATTGTTGCAAACGATTATCGCCTTCTTAAGGTTGATACGCTCGACAACCGATCAATTGGCGACAAGATTGTCGGGCAGCTTTGTGAAGCTATTGCCAATATAGAAGCTGACATCGTGGTATTCAGCGATTTTCGTCACGGAATATTCAACAAGCACACTATTCCTGATCTTATTGCAGCGATTCCTGAAGGTATATTCAAAGTTGCCGACAGTCAGGTCGCAAGTCGCTGGGGGAACATCACAGAATTCCAGGAATTTGATCTGATTACACCTAATGAACGTGAAGCTAGGTTCGCGCTAGGAGATCAAGATTCTGTTGTGCGCCCACTCGCAACGGAACTGTTTAAGAGAGCAAAGTGTAAAACTCTCATTCTGAAGCTTGGTCCGCGCGGCATTCTTACTTATTGCACTCGTCCCGAGGGCGATCCCCGAACTTTGATCAACGTTGATAGCTTTGCTGAACATGTTGTGGATGCTGTAGGTTCAGGCGATGCTTTGCTGGCTTATGCGTCGTTGGCTATGGTTGCCAGTGAAGGAAATGAGGCGATTGCATCTGTCCTCGGCAATATCGCGGCAGGTATTGAGTGTGAGTTTGATGCAAATCACGAAATTACCCCGGATTTGGTTTTGAGACGATTGGCTAAAATCGAACGCCAAGCTCATTACATCAAAGAGGACTAA
- a CDS encoding GDP-mannose 4,6-dehydratase: MKPVAVVTGGAGFIGSHMVDLLVDRGYAVRVVDNLVGGRAANLDHHSGNPNVELHELDIRDLKVGNSIFADAKRVFHFAGIGDIVPSIEHPSEYMSVNVQGTVNVLECARAAGSVEKLVYAASSSCYGLAQTPTKEDHVIDTKYPYALSKYQGEQAALHWGKVYDLPVNSVRIFNAYGTRSRTSGAYGAVFGVFLKQKLAGKPFTVVGDGTQTRDFLYVTDVAEAFFAASDVQVSGEIYNLGASKPQSVNRLVELLGGEVVHIPKRPGEPDCTWADTTKINHDLGWKPRVSFEEGVKRIVDNIDYWRDAPLWDVSSIETATKTWFQYMQD; this comes from the coding sequence ATGAAACCGGTTGCAGTTGTTACTGGTGGTGCGGGATTTATCGGCAGTCACATGGTCGACCTGTTGGTTGATCGTGGCTACGCCGTTAGGGTGGTCGATAACCTTGTCGGAGGCCGGGCTGCAAACCTTGATCATCATTCTGGCAATCCTAATGTCGAGCTCCACGAGCTCGACATTAGGGATCTCAAAGTTGGAAACTCTATTTTTGCAGATGCTAAAAGAGTTTTCCACTTTGCTGGTATTGGCGATATTGTGCCGTCAATTGAGCACCCCTCTGAATATATGTCGGTTAACGTTCAAGGCACAGTAAATGTACTGGAATGTGCTCGGGCCGCCGGAAGTGTTGAGAAGCTGGTTTATGCTGCATCTTCGTCTTGCTATGGCTTGGCGCAAACTCCAACAAAAGAAGATCATGTAATTGATACGAAATATCCCTACGCTCTTTCAAAGTATCAGGGAGAGCAGGCTGCTTTGCATTGGGGGAAAGTGTATGACCTTCCCGTAAACTCGGTAAGGATATTTAATGCTTACGGGACGCGTTCGCGAACTTCCGGTGCATATGGCGCTGTTTTTGGTGTTTTCTTGAAACAAAAACTGGCAGGAAAACCGTTCACCGTGGTTGGCGATGGCACACAAACTAGGGACTTCCTTTATGTTACTGACGTTGCGGAGGCATTTTTTGCGGCATCTGACGTTCAGGTAAGTGGGGAAATATACAACCTCGGTGCCAGTAAGCCCCAGTCTGTTAATCGGTTGGTTGAGCTGCTAGGTGGCGAAGTCGTTCACATTCCAAAGAGGCCGGGGGAGCCCGATTGTACATGGGCTGATACTACGAAGATTAATCATGATTTGGGTTGGAAGCCAAGGGTGTCGTTTGAAGAAGGTGTGAAGCGCATCGTCGACAATATTGATTATTGGCGTGACGCTCCGCTGTGGGATGTTTCTTCGATCGAAACAGCGACCAAGACCTGGTTCCAATATATGCAGGACTGA
- a CDS encoding SDR family oxidoreductase produces the protein MPKFENILITGGAGYCGSVLTPQLLDMGYKVTVFDIMYYGYDQLPVDNPNLTIVKGDIRDTAKLSEAMQGIDAVVNLACISNDASFELDEGLSTTVNLDAFEPMVVAAKTAGVKRFVYASSSSVYGVSDSPDVTEDHPLVPLTLYNKYKGMCEPLLKKHTDENFVGVIFRPATVCGYSPRQRLDLSVNILTNHAITNHKIRVFGGSQLRPNLHVQDYADLVKTLLEAPDEKVADETFNCGFQNLSIMDIAKVVKSVVEAELPEIGDISIDTEPTDDIRSYHINSDKIKRVLGFAPKHTIEDAVRDLVKAFKAEKLPNSFEDDNYYNVRTMKKIGAK, from the coding sequence TTGCCTAAGTTCGAAAATATTCTCATCACCGGTGGCGCAGGCTATTGTGGTAGCGTACTTACTCCCCAGTTGCTCGATATGGGGTATAAAGTCACAGTTTTTGACATCATGTATTATGGTTACGATCAGTTGCCGGTCGATAATCCCAATCTCACCATCGTCAAAGGCGACATTCGCGACACAGCTAAACTCTCGGAAGCGATGCAGGGGATCGATGCTGTCGTTAACTTGGCATGTATCTCCAATGATGCAAGTTTTGAACTTGACGAAGGCCTTTCCACAACGGTGAACTTGGATGCTTTCGAGCCGATGGTCGTTGCGGCTAAAACTGCAGGGGTAAAGCGTTTCGTGTACGCTTCTTCGAGTTCTGTATACGGGGTTTCAGATAGCCCCGATGTAACTGAAGATCATCCGTTGGTTCCGCTGACCCTTTATAACAAGTACAAGGGTATGTGTGAGCCACTGCTGAAGAAGCATACCGACGAAAACTTTGTTGGCGTCATTTTCCGTCCCGCAACTGTCTGCGGTTACAGCCCGCGCCAGCGTTTGGATCTGTCGGTGAATATTCTGACTAACCACGCAATTACCAACCATAAAATTCGTGTTTTCGGTGGTTCCCAGCTTCGCCCAAATCTGCATGTTCAGGACTATGCTGATCTGGTCAAGACGTTGCTTGAAGCTCCGGACGAGAAAGTCGCAGATGAAACCTTTAACTGTGGTTTCCAGAATCTGAGCATTATGGATATTGCAAAAGTAGTTAAATCGGTTGTCGAAGCAGAGTTACCTGAGATTGGCGATATCTCAATCGACACAGAGCCAACTGATGATATTCGCTCTTATCACATCAATTCGGACAAAATTAAGCGAGTTCTGGGCTTCGCGCCAAAGCATACTATCGAAGATGCGGTACGTGATTTGGTGAAGGCCTTCAAGGCTGAAAAGCTTCCGAATAGTTTTGAAGATGATAACTACTACAACGTTCGTACGATGAAGAAGATTGGGGCAAAGTGA
- a CDS encoding transaldolase translates to MSNAVLDNLKVKIFADGADINGMLEMKKNPLIKGFTTNPTLMCKAGISDYEAFARDVLDQITEEPVSFEVFADEFDEMGAQALKIASWGKNVNVKIPVMNTKREFAGPLLERLSAEGVVLNVTAIMTNEQVKAIAEAIDPNTASIISVFAGRIADTGRDPVPLMNEANEILKDLQPKADLLWASPRELLNIFQADETGCGIITVTNDVLKKLGTVGKDLDDFSAETVQMFYDDACAAGFKIDC, encoded by the coding sequence ATGTCGAATGCGGTTCTGGATAACCTTAAGGTCAAAATTTTTGCCGATGGTGCTGATATCAACGGTATGTTGGAGATGAAGAAAAACCCGCTGATTAAAGGGTTCACGACCAATCCAACATTGATGTGCAAGGCGGGGATTTCGGATTATGAAGCATTCGCACGCGATGTTCTGGATCAAATCACCGAAGAACCAGTTTCGTTCGAAGTTTTCGCCGATGAATTTGACGAAATGGGAGCTCAAGCTCTGAAAATTGCATCTTGGGGCAAAAACGTGAATGTAAAAATTCCGGTTATGAATACAAAACGGGAGTTCGCTGGACCTCTCTTGGAGCGACTTTCTGCAGAAGGCGTCGTGTTGAATGTTACAGCGATTATGACGAACGAGCAGGTTAAGGCAATTGCGGAAGCCATTGACCCAAATACGGCGTCAATCATTTCTGTATTTGCAGGGCGCATTGCCGACACTGGTAGAGATCCTGTTCCGTTGATGAATGAAGCGAACGAGATCTTGAAGGATCTTCAGCCGAAAGCTGATTTGCTGTGGGCTAGCCCTCGCGAATTGCTAAACATCTTCCAAGCTGATGAGACAGGTTGCGGTATTATTACTGTGACAAACGATGTACTCAAAAAGCTGGGTACTGTTGGGAAGGACTTGGATGACTTCTCAGCTGAAACAGTTCAGATGTTTTACGATGATGCATGTGCTGCTGGTTTCAAAATCGACTGCTAA
- a CDS encoding HAD-IIIA family hydrolase produces MRSAVFLDRDGVINRATILDGKSYPPQSFDEFEFLPGVEDAIRELSVSGLLVVVVTNQPDVATGKQLQGVVEEMHSFIKQHLPIDDIQVCYHSSDMGCNCRKPNAGMLKNAAKSLNIDLAKSYMVGDRWRDVEAGNNAGCRKCYFIDYGYAEQKPVPPFETVRDLADAAARILSSHVDLS; encoded by the coding sequence ATGCGTAGTGCCGTTTTTTTGGATCGAGATGGTGTGATAAATCGCGCGACCATACTGGATGGCAAGTCCTACCCACCGCAGAGCTTCGACGAGTTTGAGTTTTTACCGGGTGTGGAAGACGCTATCCGGGAGCTCAGTGTAAGCGGTTTGCTAGTTGTAGTTGTTACGAATCAGCCGGATGTGGCTACCGGAAAACAACTGCAAGGTGTCGTCGAAGAAATGCATTCCTTCATAAAGCAGCATTTGCCAATAGACGATATACAAGTCTGTTATCATTCCAGTGACATGGGCTGTAACTGCAGAAAACCCAATGCGGGAATGCTTAAAAATGCGGCTAAATCACTTAATATAGATCTGGCGAAAAGCTACATGGTTGGTGATAGATGGAGAGATGTTGAGGCCGGCAATAACGCTGGTTGCCGCAAATGTTACTTCATTGATTACGGCTATGCAGAGCAGAAGCCGGTACCTCCTTTTGAGACAGTTAGAGATTTGGCTGATGCAGCTGCTCGAATACTATCGTCTCATGTCGATCTTTCCTAA